A section of the Babylonia areolata isolate BAREFJ2019XMU chromosome 1, ASM4173473v1, whole genome shotgun sequence genome encodes:
- the LOC143291401 gene encoding 2-oxoglutarate and iron-dependent oxygenase JMJD4-like, with product MAQCLPQKEHFPTLAKEVLESAVRDVKAQYTGKHTTFAPQVVYLAELPSYNDFFAKFLVPNQLCVLTEAATRQWRSRQDWVCEDGSPNFDFLQHAFGNATVPVANCKSKEFSAHTKQEMKMSEFLTYWRQYREAGHPATDNSWYLKDWHFTRDFPDYNAYSTCSFFRSDWMNEFWDTRKDIDDDYRFVYMGPKNTWTPFHADVFRSYSWSANICGQKRWIFFPPGEEEHLKDIHNSLVYDVTTKELEDPGKFPNAHKAEHRIEIIQHPGETIFVPSGWHHQVENLEDTISINHNWLNGCNVRQCWAHLKASLADVEQEISDCRDMDGWDQQCQTILRALTGLDYKEFLRFMESVARRRIQALSSWKQKVTPSTCDSTAFPCTPHNADLQHSPSEALTSPTGNGEGFDDTSAQHHQYEEDALNLSEGAVLNGQDLGSRHWSYCNVNHALFDLASIALVLQDIEQHTSLRSVPEVEDHVAGKDKNDPHVDIAASVWEEGKKRCTSQYADENCSEISECPKESISTEFLLEEISQCLSAFGVEGKWKL from the exons ATGGCACAGTGTTTACCACAGAAGGAGCACTTCCCCACCTTAGCCAAAGAAGTCCTAGAATCAGCAGTGCGAGATGTAAAAGCCCAGTATACAGGTAAACATACTACGTTTGCTCCGCAGGTTGTGTATCTGGCAGAACTGCCAAGCTACAATGATTTCTTTGCTAAGTTTCTCGTGCCCAACCAGCTGTGTGTCCTGACTGAGGCAGCGACCAGACAGTGGCGCAGTCGTCAAGACTGGGTGTGTGAGGATGGAAGCCCGAACTTTGATTTCTTACAACATGCGTTTG GTAATGCGACTGTTCCTGTGGCAAACTGCAAGTCCAAAGAGTTTTCTGCCCACACCAAACAGGAGATGAAGATGAGTGAGTTCCTGACCTACTGGCGACAGTACAGGGAGGCAGGGCATCCAGCAACTGACAACTCTTGGTACCTGAAAGACTGGCACTTCACAAG GGATTTCCCAGACTACAATGCCTACAGTACCTGCAGTTTCTTCCGGTCAGACTGGATGAATGAGTTCTGGGATACAAGAAAGGACATTGATGATGATTACAGATTTGTGTACATGGGACCCAAAAACACATGGACACCATTCCATGCTGATGTGTTTCGCTCCTACAGTTGGTCTGCAAACATTTGTGGTCAAAAGCGGTGGATTTTCTTTCCTCCAG GTGAAGAAGAACATTTAAAAGACATCCACAACAGCTTGGTGTATGATGTCACTACCAAGGAGCTGGAAGATCCTGGTAAGTTTCCCAACGCCCACAAAGCTGAGCACAGGATTGAGATCATTCAGCATCCAGGGGAAACGATCTTTGTTCCCAGTGGCTGGCATCACCAGGTGGAGAATCTG GAAGACACCATTTCCATCAACCACAACTGGCTGAACGGTTGTAACGTGCGGCAGTGCTGGGCTCACTTGAAGGCGTCACTGGCTGACGTTGAGCAGGAGATCAGTGACTGTCGGGATATGGACGGCTGGGATCAGCAATGTCAG ACAATACTGAGAGCTTTGACTGGCCTGGACTACAAGGAGTTTCTTCGCTTCATGGAGTCCGTGGCAAGGAGACGTATCCAGGCACTAAGCTCCTGGAAGCAGAAAGTGACACCCTCCACCTGTGACTCTACCGCCTTCCCCTGCACACCTCACAATGCTGACCTCCAGCATTCACCGTCAGAGGCTTTAACTAGTCCGACTGGAAACGGTGAAGGCTTTGATGACACATCAGCTCAACACCATCAGTACGAAGAAGATGCGTTGAACCTTTCAGAAGGAGCGGTTCTCAATGGCCAAGATCTAGGCTCCCGGCACTGGAGTTACTGTAACGTGAACCATGCTCTTTTCGACCTGGCCAGTATCGCTTTGGTGCTTCAAGACATCGAGCAGCATACATCCTTGCGATCAGTTCCAGAGGTTGAAGACCATGTGGCAGGCAAGGACAAGAATGACCCTCATGTAGACATAGCTGCAAGTGTTTGGGAAGAAGGGAAAAAGCGTTGTACTTCACAATATGCAGATGAAAACTGTTCAGAAATATCAGAATGTCCGAAAGAAAGCATCAGCACCGAGTTTTTGCTGGAGGAAATAAGTCAGTGTTTGTCAGCTTTTGGAGTGGAGGGAAAATGGAAATTATGA
- the LOC143280391 gene encoding 2',3'-cyclic-nucleotide 3'-phosphodiesterase-like, giving the protein MLLPAFVASASPVMVQDIRHHTNSIQITTYSNVDASDTSEVAVFCKIRYRRNKVHMAAMQKPSVQTSALDEVDADPSLLFPFLCDQETRNLIQRSRVLFLMRGLPGSGKSTIVKAICSAYHSSVVCSADDYFFQNGVYKFDAAGLGSAHEACQQKAKDACSAGEPVVIVDNTNVRRWEMKFYLSLASHMDYVVVPVQPKTAWRWNPEELAIRNKHGVDVETLKRKVNQFDDVIPVYYAWFIPQSSSKQLTCIAQCLLEECVQKFPRFSERLLTQLNISSPEQQQLQELFSDESAFTRLFKQYYTSGNKSGSMVHCTAKFCGGGRAVGAKAYHASPRVQSSVGQCFLLQIHSICFSPRTVGARVLLTDQQLPLFDKPEEKDWDGAQCYSPASSGAGASRAPAKRKSSSPPSDKRAKKKTARSTREENGEAAASVSWSSAPVTTEMRPTRTKPLAKKYGRSAHITIGCAQGVQNRETNFDVLRLCDMEAGAPATDADFVPVRGGEARYFGDGVCCVYFHPPLYVRTLYSGFY; this is encoded by the exons ATGTTGTTGCCAGCGTTTGTTGCTTCTGCTTCTCCCGTAATGGTGCAGGACATTCGTCATCATACGAACTCGATCCAGATCACCACATACTCCAATGTCGATGCG TCAGACACCTCAGAGGTTGCAGTCTTCTGCAAGATCAGATACAGAAGGAATAAAGTACACATGGCAGCAATGCAAAAACCAAGTGTCCAAACTTCAGCCCTTGATGAGGTCGATGCAGATCCTTCTCTACTCTTCCCATTCCTGTGTGATCAAGAAACAAGGAACTTGATACAGAGGTCCAGAGTGCTTTTCCTCATGAGAGGTCTGCCGGGGTCAGGCAAGAGCACCATAGTCAAAGCCATCTGCTCTGCCTACCATTCCAGCGTAGTCTGCTCTGCAGACGACTATTTCTTCCAGAATGGTGTTTACAAGTTTGATGCTGCTGGTCTAGGCTCTGCCCACGAGGCCTGCCAACAGAAGGCGAAAGATGCGTGCAGTGCAGGTGAGCCAGTGGTGATTGTGGACAACACCAACGTGCGGAGATGGGAGATGAAGTTTTACCTGTCGCTGGCCAGTCACATGGATTACGTCGTCGTGCCTGTGCAGCCCAAGACAGCCTGGAGGTGGAACCCAGAGGAACTGGCCATCAGAAATAAACATGGAGTGGATGTTGAAACACTGAAGAGGAAG gTGAACCAGTTTGATGATGTCATTCCTGTCTACTATGCCTGGTTCATCCCACAGTCCTCATCCAAGCAGCTCACCTGCATTGCACAGTGCCTTCTGGAAGAGTGTGTGCAGAAATTCCCCAGGTTCTCAGAAAGGTTGCTGACACAGTTAAACATCTCTTCACCCGAGCAGCAACAGTTACAAGAGCTATTCAGTGATGAGTCAGCTTTCACAA GACTGTTCAAGCAGTATTACACCAGCGGGAACAAGTCAGGCAGCATGGTGCACTGCACAGCCAAGTTCTGTGGCGGGGGCCGCGCTGTGGGGGCCAAAGCCTACCACGCCTCGCCACGGGTTCAGAGCTCCGTGGGCCAGTGTTTCCTGCTGCAGATACACTCCATCTGCTTCAGCCCGAGGACAGTAGGGGCTCGAGTGCTGCTCACCGACCAACAGCTCCCCCTGTTCGACAAGCCAGAAGAGAAAGACTGGGACGGGGCGCAGTGTTACTCCCCAGCAAGCAGCGGGGCTGGTGCCAGCAGAGCTCCGGCAAAACGAAAGAGCAGCTCTCCTCCATCGGACAAACGTGCCAAGAAGAAGACAGCGAGATCCACACGAGAAGAAAACGGTGAGGCTGCCGCCAGTGTTAGCTGGTCCTCAGCACCAGTGACGACGGAGATGAGGCCGACAAGAACGAAGCCACTGGCCAAGAAGTACGGCAGGTCAGCTCACATCACCATCGGCTGTGCGCAGGGGGTGCAGAACAGAGAAACCAACTTCGATGTGCTGAGGCTGTGTGACATGGAAGCAGGTGCTCCAGCCACTGACGCCGACTTTGTGCCGGTCAGAGGGGGCGAAGCCAGGTACTTTGGTGACggggtgtgctgtgtgtactTCCATCCACCCCTGTACGTGAGGACATTGTATTCTGGCTTTTACTGA